In a genomic window of Flavobacterium sp. KACC 22761:
- a CDS encoding peptidase has translation MAKKNKNFRKKLFIKNRLVILNENTFEEIFSLRLTLMNVFVMFTLGGIFLILVTTFIIAFTPLREFIPGYSSSQLKRNATELAIKSDSLEKVLKRNEAYLKGVQKVLKGELEYAKFNKDSIIAENEEHSNVNMKATEEEIKLRENVAKMEKEQSESKKNNKKSDKK, from the coding sequence ATGGCTAAAAAAAATAAAAATTTCAGAAAAAAATTATTCATCAAAAACCGATTGGTAATTTTGAACGAAAATACTTTTGAAGAAATTTTTTCATTGAGGCTGACTTTGATGAATGTTTTTGTAATGTTTACTTTAGGTGGTATATTTTTGATTTTAGTTACTACATTTATCATTGCTTTTACACCGCTTCGCGAATTTATTCCCGGCTATTCGTCTTCACAATTAAAGCGAAATGCAACGGAATTGGCCATAAAATCAGATTCGCTCGAGAAAGTTTTAAAACGAAATGAAGCTTATTTAAAAGGAGTTCAAAAGGTTTTGAAAGGAGAATTGGAGTATGCAAAATTCAATAAAGATTCGATTATTGCCGAAAATGAGGAACACTCAAATGTAAATATGAAGGCAACAGAAGAAGAAATCAAGCTTAGGGAAAATGTTGCAAAAATGGAGAAGGAGCAAAGCGAAAGCAAAAAAAATAATAAGAAAAGCGACAAAAAATAA
- a CDS encoding GH3 auxin-responsive promoter family protein, whose amino-acid sequence MSIKSIAAKIFARKIYNQTRAWSNKPVETQQQVFKSLIQNAKETEFGKDHNFASIKTIEDFQKNVPIRDYEDLKSYVEKVKLGEANILWKGKPIYFAKTSGTTSGAKYIPLTKESMPFHVEAARNAILHYINETGNVSFVDGKMIFLQGSPILTEKHGIKFGRLSGIVAHFVPKYLQKNRMPSWQTNCIDDWETKVNAIVDETIKEDMSVISGIPSWVQMYFERLQQKSGGKKISEIFKNFNLFIYGGVNYEPYRAKFEQMIGKKIDSIELFPASEGFFAYQDSQKEKGMLLLLNSGIFYEFIKADEFFTDSDGSGPKRYTIGEVELGVNYALIVSTNAGLWGYNIGDTVQFTSLAPYRVIVSGRIKHYISAFGEHVIANEVENAMKEATAGSNIVINEFTVAPQITPSSGLPYHEWLIEFEKEPENMQAFAEAIDDSMRKQNIYYDDLITGNVLQKVVITKVSKNGFQEYMKSQGKLGGQNKIPRLSNDRKIADNLN is encoded by the coding sequence ATGTCAATTAAGTCAATTGCTGCAAAGATATTTGCCCGAAAAATATACAATCAAACTCGAGCTTGGTCTAATAAACCTGTTGAAACACAGCAACAAGTTTTCAAAAGTTTGATTCAAAACGCAAAAGAAACCGAGTTTGGAAAAGATCATAATTTTGCTTCAATAAAAACAATTGAAGATTTTCAGAAAAATGTCCCAATTCGGGATTATGAGGATTTGAAAAGTTATGTTGAAAAAGTCAAATTAGGCGAAGCAAATATTCTTTGGAAAGGAAAACCAATTTATTTTGCTAAAACTTCAGGAACGACTTCCGGAGCAAAATATATTCCGCTTACAAAAGAATCTATGCCTTTTCATGTCGAAGCGGCGCGCAATGCGATTTTGCATTATATCAACGAAACCGGAAATGTTAGTTTTGTTGACGGAAAAATGATTTTTCTTCAAGGAAGTCCAATTTTGACAGAAAAACATGGAATTAAATTCGGAAGACTTTCTGGAATCGTCGCACATTTTGTTCCGAAATATTTGCAAAAAAACCGAATGCCATCGTGGCAAACCAATTGTATTGATGATTGGGAAACGAAAGTAAATGCGATTGTCGACGAAACTATAAAAGAAGATATGTCGGTAATTTCAGGGATTCCGTCTTGGGTTCAAATGTATTTTGAGCGTTTACAGCAAAAAAGCGGTGGAAAAAAGATCAGCGAAATCTTCAAAAATTTCAATTTGTTTATTTACGGAGGTGTTAATTATGAGCCGTATCGCGCGAAATTTGAACAAATGATTGGCAAAAAAATAGACAGTATTGAATTATTTCCAGCATCAGAAGGTTTTTTTGCGTATCAAGATTCTCAAAAAGAAAAAGGAATGTTGTTGCTTTTAAATTCGGGAATTTTCTACGAATTCATTAAAGCCGATGAATTTTTTACTGATTCCGATGGTTCGGGACCAAAACGTTATACAATTGGCGAAGTAGAATTGGGTGTAAATTATGCCCTTATCGTTTCTACAAATGCCGGACTTTGGGGTTATAATATTGGTGATACTGTTCAGTTTACGTCTTTGGCTCCATATCGTGTTATAGTTTCAGGGCGTATCAAACATTATATTTCGGCTTTTGGTGAACACGTTATTGCAAACGAAGTCGAAAATGCAATGAAAGAAGCTACAGCAGGAAGTAACATCGTTATAAACGAATTCACCGTTGCACCGCAAATCACGCCATCAAGCGGATTGCCGTATCACGAATGGCTGATTGAATTTGAAAAAGAACCAGAGAATATGCAGGCTTTCGCCGAAGCAATCGATGATTCAATGCGAAAACAAAACATTTATTATGACGATTTAATTACCGGAAATGTTTTGCAAAAGGTAGTTATTACAAAAGTTTCCAAAAACGGTTTCCAAGAATACATGAAATCGCAAGGAAAATTAGGCGGACAAAATAAAATTCCGAGATTGTCCAATGATAGAAAAATTGCGGATAACTTAAATTAG
- a CDS encoding Tex family protein: MTNIQFIAKSVQAPAVSIQNTVKLLEEDCTIPFISRYRKDATGNLDETVIEQIAKLQKDYDTLIKRKEAVLKSIEEQKALTPDLKKKIEDSFDLQEIEDFYLPYKKKKKTKADVAREFGLEPLAKLIISESDADIDFISTQYINENVINEEAAIQGARDIVAEWINENIYVRKQLRRLFQRKATIATKVVKKKAEEEGAQKFSQYFDWEEPLTKAPAHRLLAMLRAENEGFIKMKIDVDIDDAYDVIDEIIIKKQNNTTAHLQLAIEDSYKRLLNPAIGNETLQEAKAKADANSIQVFANNLGQLLLAPPLGEKRILAIDPGFRSGCKVVCLDEKGDLLYNETIYPHAPQNEESMAIKKIRSMVNAYQIDAISIGNGTASRETEFFIKKIAFDKPVQVFVVSEAGASVYSASKIAREEFPNYDVTVRGSVSIGRRLSDPLAELVKIDPKAIGVGQYQHDVDQTKLKEELDSTVIRCVNSVGININTASKHLLSYVSGIGEKLAENIVQYRSENGPFEDRKQLKKVPRLGDKAYQQGAAFIRITNAKNPLDNSAVHPEAYPVVEKMAKDLNISLNELIANKEKTALIKPEKYVTPEIGLLTLKDIIKELEKPGLDPRKSAKVFEFDANVKSIKDLKTGMILPGIVNNITNFGCFVDIGIKESGLVHISQLKAGFVSDVNEVVKLHQHVEVKVTEVDEDRKRIQLTMVL, translated from the coding sequence ATGACTAATATTCAATTCATTGCCAAGTCTGTTCAGGCGCCTGCAGTAAGTATTCAGAACACAGTTAAATTATTAGAAGAAGACTGTACAATTCCGTTTATTTCGCGATATAGAAAAGACGCAACCGGAAATCTTGATGAAACTGTAATTGAACAGATTGCAAAGCTTCAAAAAGATTATGATACACTTATAAAACGTAAAGAAGCCGTTTTAAAATCTATTGAAGAGCAAAAAGCGCTTACGCCAGATTTGAAGAAAAAAATTGAAGACAGTTTTGATTTACAAGAAATCGAAGATTTTTACCTTCCATATAAAAAGAAGAAAAAAACAAAAGCCGATGTCGCGCGCGAATTTGGTCTTGAACCTTTGGCAAAACTGATTATATCTGAAAGTGATGCTGATATCGATTTTATTTCGACTCAGTATATTAATGAAAATGTTATCAATGAAGAAGCAGCCATTCAAGGTGCAAGAGATATTGTAGCCGAATGGATCAACGAAAATATTTATGTACGCAAACAGCTTCGTAGATTATTTCAGCGAAAAGCGACCATTGCTACAAAAGTAGTTAAAAAGAAAGCCGAAGAAGAAGGAGCACAGAAATTCAGCCAGTATTTTGATTGGGAAGAACCTTTGACAAAAGCACCAGCGCATCGTTTATTAGCAATGCTTCGTGCAGAAAATGAAGGTTTTATCAAAATGAAAATTGATGTTGATATCGACGATGCATACGATGTTATTGACGAAATCATCATTAAAAAACAAAATAATACAACAGCACATTTACAGCTGGCAATTGAAGATAGTTATAAACGTTTATTGAATCCAGCAATTGGAAATGAAACGTTGCAGGAAGCAAAAGCTAAGGCAGATGCCAATTCTATTCAGGTTTTTGCTAATAATTTAGGACAGTTATTATTGGCTCCGCCGTTGGGAGAAAAACGTATTTTGGCAATCGATCCTGGATTTAGAAGTGGTTGCAAAGTAGTTTGTTTGGACGAAAAAGGCGATTTATTATATAACGAAACCATTTATCCGCACGCGCCTCAAAACGAGGAATCAATGGCGATTAAGAAAATCCGTTCGATGGTAAACGCGTATCAGATTGATGCGATTTCTATCGGGAACGGAACAGCTTCACGTGAAACCGAATTTTTTATCAAAAAAATCGCTTTCGATAAACCAGTTCAGGTTTTTGTAGTTTCTGAGGCAGGAGCTTCGGTATATTCGGCTTCAAAAATTGCTAGAGAAGAATTCCCAAATTATGATGTAACGGTTCGTGGTTCGGTTTCTATCGGGCGACGACTTTCAGATCCGTTGGCTGAATTGGTAAAAATAGATCCAAAAGCAATTGGAGTAGGACAATATCAACACGATGTTGACCAAACTAAATTAAAAGAAGAGTTAGATAGTACAGTTATTCGCTGCGTAAACTCGGTTGGAATCAATATCAACACAGCGAGTAAACATTTATTAAGCTATGTGAGTGGAATCGGGGAGAAGCTTGCCGAAAACATTGTACAATATCGTTCTGAAAACGGTCCTTTTGAAGACAGAAAACAACTTAAAAAAGTGCCACGTTTAGGAGACAAAGCCTATCAGCAAGGAGCAGCGTTTATCAGAATTACAAATGCTAAAAATCCGCTGGATAATTCGGCGGTCCATCCAGAGGCTTATCCGGTTGTGGAAAAGATGGCGAAAGATTTGAATATTTCTTTGAATGAATTAATTGCAAATAAAGAGAAAACAGCGCTTATTAAGCCTGAAAAGTATGTTACGCCTGAAATTGGTTTACTAACGCTGAAAGACATCATAAAAGAGCTTGAAAAGCCTGGATTAGACCCTAGAAAGTCGGCTAAGGTTTTTGAATTTGATGCAAACGTAAAATCGATCAAAGATTTGAAAACGGGAATGATCTTACCAGGAATTGTGAATAACATCACCAACTTCGGCTGTTTTGTTGACATCGGAATCAAAGAAAGCGGATTAGTGCATATTTCGCAGTTAAAAGCGGGTTTTGTCAGCGACGTAAACGAAGTGGTGAAACTGCATCAGCATGTTGAGGTTAAAGTTACTGAAGTTGATGAGGATAGAAAGAGAATTCAGTTGACTATGGTTTTGTAA
- a CDS encoding twin-arginine translocase TatA/TatE family subunit, translated as MGRLGLTEILVIVGIVILLFGGKKIPELMKGLGSGIKEFKNAAKDDQPAASKKEEETK; from the coding sequence ATGGGAAGATTAGGTCTTACAGAAATCCTTGTTATCGTAGGTATTGTGATATTACTTTTTGGAGGTAAAAAAATTCCAGAATTAATGAAAGGTTTAGGAAGTGGAATTAAGGAATTTAAAAACGCTGCTAAAGACGATCAACCTGCTGCTTCTAAAAAAGAAGAAGAAACAAAATAA
- a CDS encoding glycosyltransferase family 2 protein, with the protein MNMEKEALLFSIIIPIYNVEVYLPQCLDSILCQSFSDYELILVNDGSTDSSLEICQQYQEKFSQIILIEKENGGLSDARNTGLKAAKGDYIIFTDSDDYWQGKQVLEDLSKIISKTNPDIIIHEESRFFSENDMNCKYNQRFIKTKNGKFEDEIINLVYHDLYVASAWDKVIKRSILIDNQLFFPVGRKSEDIEWCGKLMHYLETFSIYSKSFYVYRQARQGSITTTVSAKHIQDVYEMVKNGLDSEKSISEILNKAIENYWACNYVVILKDFYVLSPETQKQIWDDLISWKYLLKKGRNIKVDKVMKFYKFLSFKTLIFFLNGYRLKRSLNKKRRASK; encoded by the coding sequence ATGAACATGGAGAAAGAGGCTTTGCTTTTTAGCATTATTATTCCGATTTACAACGTTGAGGTTTATTTGCCACAATGTTTGGATAGTATTTTGTGCCAAAGTTTTTCTGACTATGAACTTATTTTAGTCAATGACGGATCTACCGATTCTTCTCTTGAAATTTGTCAGCAATACCAGGAAAAATTTTCTCAAATAATCCTAATCGAAAAAGAAAATGGCGGTTTGTCTGATGCCAGAAATACGGGATTAAAAGCAGCAAAAGGCGATTATATTATTTTTACCGATAGTGATGATTATTGGCAAGGAAAACAGGTTTTGGAAGATTTGAGCAAAATAATTTCCAAAACAAATCCAGATATAATCATTCACGAAGAAAGCCGTTTTTTTTCAGAAAACGATATGAATTGCAAATACAATCAGCGATTTATAAAAACCAAAAACGGCAAATTTGAAGACGAAATTATAAATTTGGTTTATCATGATTTATACGTCGCCTCGGCTTGGGACAAAGTGATCAAGCGATCGATTTTGATTGATAATCAATTGTTTTTTCCTGTCGGAAGAAAATCAGAAGATATTGAATGGTGTGGCAAATTGATGCATTATTTGGAGACTTTCAGTATTTATTCGAAATCATTTTACGTATATCGTCAGGCACGTCAAGGTTCAATTACAACAACGGTCAGTGCCAAACATATTCAGGATGTGTATGAAATGGTGAAAAACGGTTTGGATTCGGAAAAATCAATTTCTGAAATTTTAAATAAAGCGATCGAAAATTATTGGGCCTGCAATTATGTGGTAATTCTAAAAGATTTTTATGTTTTGTCGCCGGAAACACAAAAGCAGATATGGGATGATTTAATTTCCTGGAAATATCTTCTTAAAAAAGGGCGAAATATAAAAGTAGATAAAGTGATGAAATTCTATAAATTTCTATCCTTTAAAACCTTGATTTTCTTTTTGAATGGTTACCGATTAAAAAGAAGTCTGAATAAAAAACGAAGAGCTTCAAAATAG
- a CDS encoding oligosaccharide flippase family protein: MKANSLFERFSKNKFLRQSFGTLSLRVFGALLLFGFTVFLTKTYSPKFVGQYDFVRSFLLSIGSMCLLGFDQSIIYFKGKLASQNALEELKNIYIKMVLMLFGTSLLVLLIITIISKETINNYFSDSAVYSILLKGTLALFFSGLSILNTEVFRALDKLYVAELFRNIIKYVPLIIGSIILFYWHKQEYLVDIFLLGFVFLSVLSSIFVLVYFRKKTTLEVTEKTSHKEIFLKSYPIAISAMAMFLLMCFDIMFLKKYRNDETVAFYSVGVKIMTIISIIIVSINITVSAKIAELFASHKITELTEVSRKSARLIFAITLPVIVLISCFSKSILAIFGHQYVVAQQAFLILIIGQGICSAFGTASVYLNMTGRQHVFQVILILAVAVNFTLNRFLIPIYGMTGGAIAFVSSSFFWNLVVAIVIYRKDKIKVFLH; encoded by the coding sequence TTGAAAGCTAATTCACTTTTTGAAAGATTTTCAAAGAATAAGTTTTTAAGGCAAAGCTTTGGCACTTTATCGTTGCGAGTTTTTGGTGCACTGCTTTTATTTGGATTTACAGTTTTCCTGACCAAAACCTATAGCCCAAAATTTGTTGGACAGTATGATTTTGTACGTTCTTTTCTGTTATCCATTGGGAGTATGTGTTTGCTTGGTTTTGATCAGTCAATTATATATTTTAAAGGAAAATTAGCAAGTCAAAATGCGCTGGAAGAACTAAAAAATATATACATAAAAATGGTTCTGATGCTTTTTGGAACTTCATTGTTGGTATTACTTATAATTACTATTATCAGCAAAGAAACAATCAACAATTATTTTTCAGATTCGGCCGTATATTCGATTCTTTTAAAAGGAACGTTGGCCTTATTTTTCTCTGGATTGTCAATTTTGAACACCGAAGTTTTCAGAGCATTAGACAAATTATATGTTGCCGAATTATTCCGAAATATTATTAAATATGTTCCATTAATTATTGGTTCCATTATTTTGTTTTATTGGCATAAACAAGAATATTTAGTTGATATTTTTCTGTTGGGTTTTGTTTTTCTTTCCGTTTTGAGTTCCATTTTTGTTTTAGTTTATTTTCGAAAAAAGACAACTTTAGAAGTGACTGAAAAAACTTCACACAAGGAAATATTTTTAAAATCATATCCAATTGCGATCAGTGCAATGGCAATGTTTTTATTAATGTGTTTTGATATTATGTTTTTGAAGAAATACCGAAACGACGAAACAGTTGCTTTTTATTCGGTCGGTGTTAAGATTATGACGATTATTTCGATTATAATCGTGAGTATAAATATTACGGTTTCGGCTAAAATTGCTGAATTATTTGCGAGTCATAAAATTACAGAATTAACGGAAGTGTCAAGAAAAAGTGCTCGTTTGATTTTCGCAATAACATTGCCGGTTATTGTGCTAATTAGTTGTTTTTCGAAATCAATTTTGGCCATTTTTGGGCATCAATATGTTGTGGCGCAGCAGGCATTTTTAATTTTGATTATTGGTCAGGGAATTTGTTCTGCATTTGGTACAGCTTCGGTTTATTTGAATATGACGGGAAGACAGCACGTTTTTCAGGTTATTTTGATTTTGGCGGTTGCAGTCAATTTCACTTTAAACCGATTTTTAATTCCGATTTACGGAATGACTGGCGGTGCAATTGCATTTGTTTCAAGTTCTTTTTTCTGGAATCTTGTTGTCGCCATCGTTATTTATCGAAAGGATAAAATAAAAGTGTTTTTGCATTAA
- a CDS encoding transposase, whose protein sequence is MNKDKFQNKYRISSIRAQWWDYGWNGAYFITICTQDREHYFGEIQNDKMVLSGAGIIADLLWYQIPMHHKNVELGDFVVMPNHIHGILIIDKQSDNIDKLNNTNNGDNVETGHALSQHALSPRFQNIGKNTISSIVGSYKSAVTKHANRLGYPHKWQKLFYDNIIRSNNDYQRISDYIVSNPENWTKDKFKTENKSK, encoded by the coding sequence ATGAATAAAGATAAATTTCAAAATAAATATCGTATTTCTTCAATAAGAGCGCAATGGTGGGATTATGGCTGGAACGGAGCCTATTTTATAACAATTTGTACACAAGACAGAGAACATTATTTTGGAGAAATTCAAAATGATAAAATGGTTTTGTCAGGGGCAGGAATTATTGCTGATTTATTGTGGTATCAAATTCCAATGCATCATAAAAACGTTGAATTGGGTGATTTTGTGGTCATGCCAAATCATATTCATGGAATTTTGATTATTGATAAACAATCGGATAATATAGATAAATTAAATAATACGAATAACGGGGATAACGTTGAGACAGGGCATGCCCTGTCTCAACACGCCCTGTCTCCACGGTTTCAAAACATTGGAAAAAACACCATTTCGTCAATTGTTGGATCCTATAAATCTGCTGTAACCAAACATGCCAATAGATTAGGATATCCACATAAATGGCAAAAATTATTTTACGATAATATCATTAGAAGCAATAATGATTATCAAAGAATTTCTGATTATATTGTTTCAAATCCGGAAAATTGGACGAAGGATAAATTTAAAACAGAAAATAAATCGAAATGA
- a CDS encoding DUF6909 family protein produces MKETKHISRSRAQESSAAIEKMYITMRHLFNRGFYKPMGVSGDSLRESLLALRPEIYGNIAEEKVELNGLLYVIERLPIGIEQCRFINLTSDEGYSKSHFQPIVPPKRRRNCYRIDEEQMNVEITRGRSDIYDILTHLTFIFIESHKIKNRVLIDDGGEVSRDWLKLEQAVMQTKKLTQIEKEKAISHVANILARTFEEVLDIYDAFGSENAPDRFLHVIYWLGKLAIEEIVENNKRTITFSPVLRERLGHHIHGEIWATNIKEVLKANDLLKRPIHVISANMHSVMNSIFATPLLTSKYKGKNDFHIYEELSGSGSKEIRGQVEELALKNGMISLPDCSGTNIDVQIFDTAKIDWSKTAFSNANVGEEKPVIIVMDYAFGEQAYETIDELLKPFKKETLLNVKSVSIMGKAGILEGGKGDIMIPTAHINEGTADNYFFENELTGDMFRGNDIDVYEGAMVTVLGTSLQNRDLLKFFHESTWGVIGLEMEGSYYQKAIQSASKIRKSVPHDIKVRYAYYASDNPLETGSTLASGGLGTTGVKPTYLITIKILEQIFNVK; encoded by the coding sequence ATGAAAGAAACCAAACATATATCAAGATCAAGAGCGCAGGAATCATCTGCAGCTATCGAAAAAATGTACATTACAATGCGCCATTTATTCAACCGTGGTTTTTACAAACCAATGGGAGTTTCTGGCGATAGTTTAAGAGAATCATTATTAGCATTGCGTCCGGAAATCTACGGAAATATTGCCGAAGAAAAAGTAGAACTAAACGGACTTTTGTACGTTATTGAACGACTTCCGATAGGAATCGAACAATGTCGTTTTATCAATTTGACTTCAGATGAAGGCTATTCAAAATCGCATTTTCAGCCGATTGTTCCGCCAAAAAGAAGAAGAAATTGCTATAGAATAGACGAAGAACAAATGAATGTCGAAATCACGCGCGGACGCTCGGATATTTACGATATTCTGACACATTTAACTTTCATTTTCATTGAATCGCATAAAATCAAAAATCGTGTTTTAATTGATGACGGTGGCGAAGTTTCTCGTGATTGGTTGAAATTGGAACAAGCGGTAATGCAAACTAAAAAGCTGACGCAGATTGAGAAAGAAAAAGCAATTTCGCACGTTGCCAATATTTTGGCCAGAACGTTTGAAGAAGTTTTGGATATTTACGACGCTTTTGGTTCAGAAAATGCGCCAGATCGTTTCTTGCATGTCATTTATTGGTTAGGAAAATTAGCAATCGAAGAAATTGTTGAAAACAATAAACGTACCATTACTTTTAGTCCGGTTTTGCGCGAGCGTTTAGGACACCATATTCACGGAGAAATCTGGGCAACAAACATAAAGGAAGTTTTAAAAGCGAATGATCTTTTAAAGCGCCCTATTCACGTTATTAGTGCAAATATGCATAGCGTGATGAATTCGATTTTTGCAACTCCGTTATTGACATCAAAATACAAAGGCAAAAACGATTTCCATATTTACGAAGAATTAAGCGGTTCAGGTTCAAAAGAAATAAGAGGACAAGTTGAAGAATTGGCTTTGAAAAACGGGATGATTTCGCTGCCAGATTGTTCAGGAACAAATATCGATGTTCAGATTTTTGATACAGCAAAAATTGATTGGTCAAAAACAGCATTTTCAAATGCAAATGTTGGTGAAGAAAAGCCAGTAATTATCGTAATGGATTATGCGTTTGGAGAACAGGCGTATGAAACCATCGATGAGCTTTTGAAACCATTCAAAAAAGAAACTTTGCTGAATGTAAAATCGGTTTCGATTATGGGTAAAGCCGGAATTCTAGAAGGCGGAAAAGGTGATATCATGATCCCAACGGCGCACATCAACGAAGGAACTGCTGATAATTATTTCTTCGAAAATGAATTAACCGGCGATATGTTTAGAGGAAATGATATTGATGTTTATGAAGGTGCAATGGTTACCGTTTTAGGAACTTCTTTGCAAAACAGAGATTTGCTGAAATTTTTCCACGAATCGACTTGGGGCGTAATTGGTCTGGAAATGGAAGGATCGTATTACCAAAAAGCAATTCAGTCGGCATCAAAAATTCGAAAAAGTGTGCCACACGATATCAAAGTGCGTTACGCGTATTATGCCTCTGATAATCCTCTTGAAACCGGAAGTACATTGGCTTCGGGCGGACTTGGAACAACCGGCGTAAAACCAACTTATTTGATTACCATTAAAATTTTGGAACAAATTTTCAACGTAAAATAA
- a CDS encoding DUF1294 domain-containing protein, with protein sequence MEIFLLYFLFINVIVFILAGYDKYKARKNKRRIPENTLFFLQFIGGTPGLLTAMLIFRHKTSKTSFTVKFAVILAIQIALIIAYFNYKK encoded by the coding sequence ATGGAAATTTTTTTACTCTATTTTTTATTTATAAATGTAATCGTTTTTATTCTTGCCGGATATGATAAATATAAAGCCAGAAAAAATAAACGAAGAATCCCTGAAAATACGCTATTCTTTCTGCAATTCATCGGAGGAACTCCAGGTTTATTAACAGCGATGTTAATCTTCAGACATAAAACGAGTAAAACTTCTTTTACTGTAAAGTTTGCTGTGATTTTAGCCATTCAGATTGCACTAATAATTGCTTATTTTAATTATAAAAAGTAG
- a CDS encoding O-antigen ligase family protein: MACIASPVLLELLLFWKNDSFSLGLKAIEKRTSLLVFPLFIIGNYQRVDFFKIIRTYVIATTVIMFFFLIRFVVLFPDLVEKYLNKIDLWEMGYQFADSIGIHAPALNMHLAFVSVCALYFVFNDLKNQQKAGFKILSILIFLLSFFFVLLVNTRMALLNALIGFLIVFFYEIRTKINPKKILLTSFAVVVLLGGILLLFIQKNPYMKEKYSTVTFAYMDKVGKLDEIDHPEIKVFNSLVTRVSIWKSAWELSLKNLPFGVGAADGKPELFKYYRDTNQHFLAKYEFPVHNQFLDFLLKFGILGPLVVLLYIFTIGYFGYDLKNEMILSFFLIFFTSNLVDDFLLSFDGIAFSGIWSSIFASYWLQQKFTLDKAPKVV, translated from the coding sequence ATGGCTTGTATTGCCTCGCCGGTTTTGCTGGAATTGCTTCTTTTTTGGAAGAACGATTCATTCTCATTAGGATTAAAGGCGATTGAAAAAAGAACCTCATTGCTGGTTTTTCCATTATTTATTATTGGAAATTACCAACGAGTAGATTTCTTTAAAATAATTCGGACTTATGTAATTGCGACAACTGTGATTATGTTTTTTTTCTTGATTCGATTTGTAGTTCTTTTTCCTGATTTGGTAGAAAAATATCTCAACAAAATTGATTTATGGGAAATGGGTTATCAGTTTGCTGATAGCATTGGCATTCATGCACCGGCATTGAATATGCATTTGGCTTTTGTGTCGGTTTGCGCGTTGTATTTTGTATTTAATGATTTAAAAAACCAACAAAAAGCAGGATTTAAAATTTTAAGTATTTTGATTTTCCTGTTGTCTTTTTTCTTTGTGCTTTTGGTAAATACCAGAATGGCACTACTGAATGCCTTAATCGGATTTTTGATTGTTTTCTTTTACGAAATTAGAACCAAAATTAATCCGAAGAAGATTCTTCTGACGAGCTTTGCGGTTGTTGTTTTATTGGGAGGAATTCTGCTTTTATTCATCCAAAAGAATCCGTATATGAAAGAAAAATATTCGACAGTAACTTTTGCTTATATGGATAAAGTAGGAAAACTGGACGAAATCGATCATCCCGAAATAAAGGTTTTTAATTCGCTGGTTACGAGAGTTTCGATCTGGAAATCGGCTTGGGAATTATCGTTAAAAAACCTTCCTTTTGGAGTTGGAGCGGCAGATGGAAAACCCGAATTATTCAAATATTATAGAGATACAAATCAGCATTTTTTGGCCAAATATGAATTTCCAGTTCACAATCAATTTTTAGATTTTTTACTGAAGTTCGGAATTCTTGGACCTCTCGTTGTTTTGCTTTACATTTTTACGATTGGTTATTTTGGATATGATTTAAAAAACGAGATGATTTTATCGTTTTTCTTGATTTTCTTCACCTCAAATTTAGTCGATGATTTCCTGCTTAGTTTTGACGGAATTGCC